The window aggggagggaaggggagagagattaggagATGAGAGAATCTTCCttcttttttatacattaaacgGGGCGCTACGACCTAGGCACTCTAACTGAACAGGTTCGGCAGAGTTTTACCAATCATATCCTattctaattatttttttagaaaacttcattttaatccctaaATAAGATTGCTTTTTCAATAATACCGTATGtaagattaaaaactaaaaatagtccTCCATGTCAGATTAtagtattccatgtcacatttaatcattttttaataaatttattgcaTTTTTAGTTTCCCTATTTACCCTTATTATTCTTTAAAACCAATTagagaaacaaatatataattaatttttcaagaaTGCTTAATTAACTAGATCCATAATTAACATGTTTGTTATAACATAAATCTCCATGTGTTATTCCAATCAAGGAACCCAGAAAACTCAGAAACcatgatcaaacaaaaaaaaccagaaaacttACAAACCAAAAATCTTGTTGTATTCGGAAGAAAGGAGAAAAAAGGGGCTTTTAGATGCCAAATTGAAGGTGAATCCAgagataaatgaaaaaaaaatacaaattgagAAAATAGAATGTGAGATCACAACTTAATTGATCGTACCGAATTAATCGAACATACACTATATAGTACCTAACCGACAATACCGAATGGATAAGACCTAATTGATAGTACCTAAATGATTAAGGTACATTCATATAGGTACTATGATTtaggtgcattcatataggtaccatgatttaggtgcattcatataggtaccATGGTTTATgtgcattcatataggtaccATGGTTTATGTGCATTCATATAAGTATCATGGTTTAAGTGCATTTGACTTGGTACTATGATTTATGTGCATTTGACTAGGTTATATGATTTAAGCACATTAGGACATGGTTTAAGTGCATTcgattatgtaaaatatatgattTGGCTATTTATATTTCCTCTGTGCTTGTGATAATGAATCATTTGAATTAGGTATTTGTTAATTCTTGTTAGGTATcactaatatttttttgaattatGTTTATCATTTTAGAAAGTCAAACAATAATCAATGCCAAAAAATATGGagcaaattaaaatcaaatatttaataGGGGCATTATAGGAACCCAAAAAACGCATTAAATAtttcaaaacaagaaaatataaattttaatatttatgctGACATGGAAATTTAGTCAAAGGactataatgaatatataatctaacataaggttttaattgaatttcaatctttattaaggattaaaatggagaaacccccttattttttttcttttttcctttgaatttttttcatgCGTACTTTATTCGAGTAACCATTGTTAGATTCAAATATCTTTAGATTTATATCGTtgatttgtttatatttaatatttgaCTCATAATTTATCATGTTCTTCTTTACTGAAACTTATCTTGTATACAATACAACATCTATGTATATTGACCAAAGTATAATGACTATGTATTTTACATTAGATCTTaatttagtgatatttttctttccaatgtGGAAAAGATATTCGAATTCTACTCCCTTAATGGTAAATTGAAGCAAAGAGCATGAAGGAGGTTATATATGTTATTTGGTTATTCGACACTATGACATTTGATGTAAACATTTCTATCCATATCTAATAAGATTAGTCcatcgtttgacaaaaataaaaaaaaaaaaaaaaaaaatttcaagggCTTAATTTAGAAGtacttttaaataattaaaaacgcTTTTAGAAAAACAAGTTCATAATTTTGTTGTGTGTTCTCTATTTTGTAAACTGCATTTTCTTATGCCTTGCCAAATGCCATTTCAAAATGTAGAGTAGTGTCTTCAGACAAGGCTGTATCATGGtaatcattattattttttggctgTTGGATTCATTAATCTTTTGGTTTATCGTTCATCAACAAAAAACTACAATACAAATGCCTTTCAATATTGATCTGACTTGTACCCTAACTTGTGTCGTTGCTTTAGAAACTTAGTTATGATTAACCTGAAGAACACAAATTTGACTTAGGACGAAGATTAGATGTACCCTCCGGGTGTATCTACTCGAAAATAGTCTTACATTTTCGAGGATGTCACGGTAAGGGCAACTCAAACAAATTACGCACTTTCTTGCATAACAAGGCGCCGTCATTGATGGGAggttaggtcatctccaaccaaatAGTCCAGAGGGCCAGGGgcccgaaaatagccctaaaatcgtctccaaccaagggctcGGGAATCTGGGAAGGCCCCACAGAATTTCAaaggctggctatttttttttttttatagttttcctTTTGTCgtcgattataaccgacagcattaaagaataattttttaataatgtcggttataaccgacaataaTAGGTATTCataggcaaattttttttatttatttactattagtgtcggttataaccgacactaatagtttgaattttttttgaatataacggctagctgactcagctagccgttgggtttttttcttaattttttttaatttttatttttaatatggtgaagttctttcaattcttcatttcatttgcaatatttccttcaatttttcaataatttccttcaatattttttcaataGTCAAGTTGAGGTGTTTTACCTTCCGTTAAGTTATTGAAGAGGGGTGAacgcccaagaactgtaatgtcattttgggatccagggactccaaagaaagcatgtcagattcatgtgtcatatgaggcaaccgcctctaacacaacagttggctttctcgaccttccgCTAAAGCCTCTTTGCCATCCGGTGGAACAATTTttccaatcccaatgcatgcaatctaatgaccctatcatgctCGGAAACCCACGGTCTTCAGCTTTACGAAGGAGCCGATtcagatcttcttgatttggctcgTGGATGTACTCGTCTTTGTAAAGCTGAACAATTGTgtcacaaaattcttgaagaatatcaaggcatgtagacttagacataccatgggtttcatcAATCGAATCAGCTGGGGAGCCATAGGCCGTCATTCGGAGTACAACAAtaaccttctgatgaggtgagaaactaGGGCGGCCTGCTCTGTCCCGCTTCTGTCGAAAGTAGGGATTGACCTGTTGGACATCACAAAGTAAACGCTCGaagacatgacgcctcatcCGGAAGCGACGTCTAAAATCCTTTTCTGTGTACACCGAGTTGGGGtcgaagtagttgttcatcagattggcatgcatcatcgctctgtttcgtggtttgtaagagcgaccagcaatagagccaccccattgaggttgttcctcacttggctgacacaccatggtcgcagccatggctgctgctatattttgtttgttgcgccttacttgaacttcttcatcagactcctcatcttctcgtctcatttgcgctcattttgcttctcttttggaattggatgaggacccctAGTTGGAAtctgaagaggatccaaagttggaattcattgcaaacttgaattgaaagagattgaatttaAATGGATTGAgttcaaagttgtgtgaattatatcCCAATATCCACcatatttatagcaaaaaaaattcaaatccaacggctaactGACGTCACTTagttgttggatttgaatttaagttgtagtttttaaataataaattatgtttggccctatgaacatttggccttcggttggagacgattttttgtgaaatgactaaaacgagccctttggccagccatcggttggagatggccttaaatGCCTTGTGTTTAACTCCCTGTACATTTTGTATCGCATTCTCAATAACTGTTCAAGTACTCAACCAAATTAGAGAAAATAATTGTGAATTGATCCAACCAGAACTTAATGGAACAACAATCTGATCCTTCAAATCTAACATACTTCCTGAGAGAAGTTCGCATCTTTCATACTCGCTAACTCCAAGTATTCAAGACTATTCGTTCCTCAGCGAAGCACTACTTCAAAGCGTCCAGTGAATGTGTTCCTTATCGATGTCAGCGATCCACGTTATCCATCTCTAGCACCATAGTTTGTCAGACCCCTCTGTTGATTTCAAGTTTTGTAACCCAATGATCAAGCTGACTGGCGACACATGCTGACCCTGTGGAGCCATACGAGGAGAATTTCTTAACTGAATTCTCTACTCCAAGAAACTCATATACATCCTTGTCAAACACTGGATCAATACTTTTGAGCTCATCGACACTCAAATCCTGCAGCTGGCAACTTTTGGAGACGCACACGGCAACTGCCCTCCCAACTATGTCATGAGAAGTTCTGAAAGGTATTCCCTTtataaaacaagaaaagcaaCTTCAGTAGCAATTATTGACAAATGTTATGAATTACATGTGATCGTAAAACACGCAAATAAAATGGGCCGTTGAGAACATTGATCCAAGAATTTGAATAGTTACAAAGGATAGCTTCAGCTTTAGAACAGCATATCCAATCAAGAATGATGATTTCAAGTCCAAGAAGTTCTAAGCTCGTCATAATTGGCAAAAATGAAAGTTAGTCAACAGAACTTGCCTTTTTCACAAGATAATCAGCAAGCGTTGTGGCATCAAGGTGACCAGCAGGTAAACTCTTTTGTATTCTCTCCCTGTTAAAGGTAATGTTCTGTGCAAACTCTGCAGATACTTCAAGCATCCCCAATATTGTCTTCACGCTGTCAAAGACAGGTTCCTTATCTTCCTGTCTCAAGGGGAAAAGAAAGAACCTTCCGCAATCATACTCAAAATATTGCAGGATTAGTAAAAAGACCAATGAATTTTATACACTGTAAGTGCAAGCGGAATAGATCCTTTTATGTAGCATTGTGTTCGTGTATAAGTAAAGTAATATGCATGCAATATCCAACTAAGACCTTGGCTGCAGGCCCAAGAACGTAAAGAGTGAACAGACCCAACTAGACCCTTGCCTTTCTGTgctgattgcatgtgaattcaaaaaagaagagaaaagattATACCTGCAAATCACGATTGTAAGCAAGGGGAAGTCCTTTGCACAATGTGAGAAGGGTAACCAGGTCTCCTACTACTCTAGCGGACTTTCCACGAACAAGTTCCATGGGATCTGGATTTTTCTTCTGAGGCATGATACTACTTCCTGTTGAAACCTTGTCACTTGGCGTGACAAATCCAAACTCCTCTGAAGCCCACAGTACCCACTCTTCACCAAGCCGGGAGAGATGAATGGCTGTGATGGCATTAGCAGAAAGAAACTCCATGACAAAATCTCGGTCTGACACTGCATCAATACTATATTAAGAAAAGAAACTAATTATTAATCGgtgaaaaccaaaaaagaagCATGTAATACACGACCAACCAGAAGACAAGATTTAGACCCAACAGATGGCACCACAAACCACTAACACTCATTAAACTGACCTCATTGGGCATACCTAATGTACTTGTATGGCATCACAGCAAAGGGGTGATGAATGTATGAGTTGAACAATTGCGTTTTCCAATAGTGGATTGTTAAtgagagaaaaaaaggaaaataatcaTCAACCCTAAGTTAAAGGAAAAgataagccgagccaaccaaggcaacataagccacaagccgagcagcttcgcaacatgtgctacttctagttgagcatcatttcacattgagcaccgcctcatatcgagtattcagttctagacgacatctagttacttcggcccacacatggactgaatttcaagtctccagccaaaagactctcttaactgaagacttgagggactactgtttgtaccatacttagggcctcccaACTATAATCATGTATGTTGCAAAGTCTCACATGCATTGGAAGGAAAAACGGGAAAAGGGGACAACATGAGAATGCCATGAAGTAATTGACTAATGTGTTAACTATTGGCCAGTATATAACATCATTTGCAAAGTACCAATGAAACAGAAAGGCAACATAGCTCTATGCTGCCGCACACTAGCACAAGTCAACTTCGATCCCAACCAAAGAGTCAAAGTCAAACCAAGGGACGTACCTGTTCCTCATAGGAGCAGTAAAGTCTAAAGCATCAGAGGTCATAAACCGATCAATCGGAAGTCCAGTGCCGGCCAATGCACAAGCACCTAAGGGGCAGAAATTCAACCTCACTCTACAATCTAGTAAACGGCCAGCATCACGTTCAAGCTACATAACAAGAAAAAGTGCCAAAATTAGTCTCTTCCGAAGGCCGAGGATATACTACAGCAAAGAAAAGTACTCCATAAGCAACcaacattttcaattttaacaTGGTAATAACAACTAATTGACAAATTCATACACAAACCAACTATCAAGCCACTATAAACACTACAAACAAGGTATGATTGCATAGCAACTACCACAATACAAGGGCCACAAACCATATAAATATATGTTAATAATTAAAGAATTGCATCGTGCAAAGCCATACAGATACAAACCTGCTCAACAAACGCCAAGAGCAAATGCTGAAGCAGAACAGGCTGAGCCCTTTGCAAATGCGTGTAACCAGGAACGATAACACCCTCGTTCTCCATTGCCAATTTGACGAGCGAAAATTGAAGATACTTAATCTTCACTCCAATTGCATCAATCGCGTCTCGGATCCACAATCGAAAATCTGTCAAAACCTGATCGTTTCGACTCCGAGCCGTGTGGAGCTTCTTAGCCGGTTCGCCGATCAAATCAGTCAGCGCTGCCTCAATGTTCATGTGCACATCTTCTCTGTCGGTCCTCCATTCAAACTTGCCACTCTCAATTAGCCTTTCTATCTCGCTCAGCCCCTTGTGGATGCTATCCCGGTCATTAACAGTAATCAATCCCTaaacataataaaaaataaagcttCCCCTCAGACCAAACAGAACCtggaaaaataaaacttaaaaaaccaaaaaaatgagaaaagaggAATGACCTGTTTGGCTAGCATGGAAGCGTGAGCCTTGCTGCCCATGATATCATGCTTGTAAAGGGCTTTGTCGAAGGAGATGGACTCAGTAAATCGTTCGACAGCGTCAGTCACGCTCTCCTCGAAGCGGCCGCCCCAGAGCTTGGCCTCCTTGGACTTGGTTTCAGTGGATTGGGCCTGGGCAGCACATCGGACCTCCATCTTATGCATTGGTTGCAATGATGTCGTACGGAAGGGTCCAAGGTTCTTTGGGATGAAGTGGTCATGCGAGGGAGAgtagagtgagagtgaggagTTGAAAACAGCTAAGGACTCCATGTTCATGTACACTCTGTGGTGGTAGATGAAGAATGAATGTATGGGTGGTGACAAATTCGAACAAATATGGAGACCAACTTGTCCAGCCGTTATAAACAAAAGCCACcatacataaaacataaacaaaaaacaaaaaaatgctaACAATCAGAagtaatttttacaaattttcagAAATGGAAAACGAAGAACGAAAAACAGAACCTAACCTAATGTATTCAATAGTGCAAAGGGTAAGAGAAGATGGTCATGGTCATGGTCATCCCAAACACTGGAGATGAATCCTTTCcaaacaagaacaaaaaatgGCAGTCGAAATTGAGCAGGGACGGATTCAGGTTCAAAAAACGGGTGGACTGAAATCCGCAAAGCTGCCGAGCTCAATTACAAACCCAATTCAGAAATTAGAAATTAGACATTTATGTGAAATCATCCAAAGCTTTCATCTTTACTATTAACTGACCCTTTTGAATCCCTAAAAGGTTAGGAATTATGCGAAATCAGAAACTGGGCAGTAATTAAAGTCCTCAAATCCCTAAAAAAACTATCAACTAAAAACCCATCAACATTGATTCCTATATCCAAAATCACTATATCAGAAATCAGAAACAATCATAAATGAGTttacaagaaaaaggaaaagaagaagacgaagataATGTGAAGAAGGACTTACAGTTGCCGGAGGAAGGACGGAAGGAGGGTGGAGTCAGATGCTGGCGGCGCAGACAAGAGGTACCACTTCTAAAACTACTGATGGCTTGATTACGTATCCGTAATGTGGAATtgaattccgatttaggaataAAAAAAAGCAGTGGGTTCACATAAATTTTGGAATTTAATTCCTTGGGTTGGTGGAATTGGATTCCTAGATATAGGTGGTAATCCAATTCCTGATTGTTTGGGTAATCGGAATGATACTTTTGTTTCCGTTATACCCTCACTTACTTTTCCTATTTTCAAGATTATCCTTTATAAACCCAttaaagtatataaaatatttgatttgggacaaggacattttagtaatcatacatGTTTGTATTTcgattctgctgaattagtaaacagctttatGAAATTCTATTCCGATTCCAGAACATTTAAGTAAACCGCTTCAACAGGAATCCGATTTTGACTTCTTCTCATTTCaactcctcctcaattcaattcatccTATTTTTATTACCGTTACGTAAACGCGCCATGAGTGTTCAAAAAATATATACTTGAAGGTCTTTCGAATACTTGTTGAATGTTTGGTAAGAGTTTCTTTTATATCTTACAAAGTGTTTTAGATAATGTACCTTAGTCATATCTCGACAAGTTAAGTAGATAACACTCGAcaaattttttcaatttatcgCTATGTAGGATTCAACAAAATACCTCAATATATAAATTGAAAATCTTTTCATATTTTGCACCTTGTTTATATTTGAAAACTTTTACCAACAACTACaagtattataatttttaaaggatCTCATATTTATAACcgttatatcaaattttaatagtCCGAATCATTTAATTTTTGAGCTCAATTCATTTGAGTCCGGAGACGATCCGGTTCCGAATTTTGCATAACACTGCCAACAGGCATATTTATTTGTCCTTGTCCGAGTAACGTACTTTCCATTTTTGTGTGACAAAAATCTCATGCATTAATTATGTGGGCAAAACTGAAAATTTACTCGCACATTCTTCATCATCACGTGCATCATGCACGAATATCACGTGACATCCGGCGTTAGGTTTAGGTTTAACAAACAACGGCCAATGAACGAAACATTGGTGATCACCTGGGAAGCAAAATTAACTGTAAATGAAGCCCTAGCAAAACCCTAACCGATAAAATCCCCCATTTGCACAACCGCCATGAGCCATGACGCCGTGACCGTGGACCAATCTCCGCCGCCGCAGACGAAGTCCGACGCCCTCCAAACCCTGACCAAAGGCCCTCTCTCCTCCTCGATTTCCAAGCTCTCCGGCTCCTCGCGATTCTTGCCTAACAGCAAGGACTTCTATTTCTACCGCAACTTCGACGAATTCAGAGTCCCGATCGAGCAAATCACCAAGGAATCGCAGACGATGCTCGGCTCGATTGGCTCGTCGGCGACTGTTTGGGGGAAACCGATGGCTTTCCCCGACGACTTGGACGACGCGTACGATTGGCTCGTTAATGTGAACGACGAGGCTCTGGAGAGGTTTGACTCGTCGGTGGACGAGTTCAAGATTGTGAGGAAGGAGGCGGAGGAGGCCAAGCGGCCGACGAGTGCGGCTATGGACACAGACGATGGGTTTCAATTGGTgtgtgggaagaagaagaaggggtcTACTGGATCGGCAGCCGCCAGTGGAAACGATGATTCAAGTCAGGTCTCCTCTGCGGTGAAGGTGGCTGCCAAGGACAAGAAAACTGCAGTCGCGACGAAGCCGAAAGTGCCATTTCATATACCGAGCATTCGGAGGCCTCAGGAGGAGTTTAACATTTTGGTTAATAATGCAAACCAGCCGTTTGAGCATGTTTGGTTGCAGAGAAGTGAGGACGGTCAACAGTTTCTTCATCCCCTAGTAA is drawn from Malus domestica chromosome 14, GDT2T_hap1 and contains these coding sequences:
- the LOC139191510 gene encoding uncharacterized protein, encoding MMHANLMNNYFDPNSVYTEKDFRRRFRMRRHVFERLLCDVQQVNPYFRQKRDRAGRPSFSPHQKVIVVLRMTAYGSPADSIDETHGMSKSTCLDILQEFCDTIVQLYKDEYIHEPNQEDLNRLLRKAEDRGFPSMIGSLDCMHWDWKNCSTGWQRGFSGRSRKPTVVLEAVASYDT
- the LOC103430915 gene encoding argininosuccinate lyase, chloroplastic-like isoform X2 produces the protein MNMESLAVFNSSLSLYSPSHDHFIPKNLGPFRTTSLQPMHKMEVRCAAQAQSTETKSKEAKLWGGRFEESVTDAVERFTESISFDKALYKHDIMGSKAHASMLAKQGLITVNDRDSIHKGLSEIERLIESGKFEWRTDREDVHMNIEAALTDLIGEPAKKLHTARSRNDQVLTDFRLWIRDAIDAIGVKIKYLQFSLVKLAMENEGVIVPGYTHLQRAQPVLLQHLLLAFVEQLERDAGRLLDCRVRLNFCPLGACALAGTGLPIDRFMTSDALDFTAPMRNSIDAVSDRDFVMEFLSANAITAIHLSRLGEEWVLWASEEFGFVTPSDKVSTGSSIMPQKKNPDPMELVRGKSARVVGDLVTLLTLCKGLPLAYNRDLQEDKEPVFDSVKTILGMLEVSAEFAQNITFNRERIQKSLPAGHLDATTLADYLVKKGIPFRTSHDIVGRAVAVCVSKSCQLQDLSVDELKSIDPVFDKDVYEFLGVENSVKKFSSYGSTGSACVASQLDHWVTKLEINRGV
- the LOC103430915 gene encoding argininosuccinate lyase, chloroplastic-like isoform X3; its protein translation is MHKMEVRCAAQAQSTETKSKEAKLWGGRFEESVTDAVERFTESISFDKALYKHDIMGSKAHASMLAKQGLITVNDRDSIHKGLSEIERLIESGKFEWRTDREDVHMNIEAALTDLIGEPAKKLHTARSRNDQVLTDFRLWIRDAIDAIGVKIKYLQFSLVKLAMENEGVIVPGYTHLQRAQPVLLQHLLLAFVEQLERDAGRLLDCRVRLNFCPLGACALAGTGLPIDRFMTSDALDFTAPMRNSIDAVSDRDFVMEFLSANAITAIHLSRLGEEWVLWASEEFGFVTPSDKVSTGSSIMPQKKNPDPMELVRGKSARVVGDLVTLLTLCKGLPLAYNRDLQEDKEPVFDSVKTILGMLEVSAEFAQNITFNRERIQKSLPAGHLDATTLADYLVKKGIPFRTSHDIVGRAVAVCVSKSCQLQDLSVDELKSIDPVFDKDVYEFLGVENSVKKFSSYGSTGSACVASQLDHWVTKLEINRGV
- the LOC103430915 gene encoding argininosuccinate lyase, chloroplastic-like isoform X1; this translates as MFYVWWLLFITAGQVGLHICSNLSPPIHSFFIYHHRVYMNMESLAVFNSSLSLYSPSHDHFIPKNLGPFRTTSLQPMHKMEVRCAAQAQSTETKSKEAKLWGGRFEESVTDAVERFTESISFDKALYKHDIMGSKAHASMLAKQGLITVNDRDSIHKGLSEIERLIESGKFEWRTDREDVHMNIEAALTDLIGEPAKKLHTARSRNDQVLTDFRLWIRDAIDAIGVKIKYLQFSLVKLAMENEGVIVPGYTHLQRAQPVLLQHLLLAFVEQLERDAGRLLDCRVRLNFCPLGACALAGTGLPIDRFMTSDALDFTAPMRNSIDAVSDRDFVMEFLSANAITAIHLSRLGEEWVLWASEEFGFVTPSDKVSTGSSIMPQKKNPDPMELVRGKSARVVGDLVTLLTLCKGLPLAYNRDLQEDKEPVFDSVKTILGMLEVSAEFAQNITFNRERIQKSLPAGHLDATTLADYLVKKGIPFRTSHDIVGRAVAVCVSKSCQLQDLSVDELKSIDPVFDKDVYEFLGVENSVKKFSSYGSTGSACVASQLDHWVTKLEINRGV